In the Spirochaetota bacterium genome, AGATCCTCTATGAGGCCTTTAAAGGCGATAGGGACCTGGACAAGATTGCCTCAAACTTCACGATCAATGCTCCGGCTAATATCATCCTTGCGATGTATTTTGTGCTGGCAGAGAAGCGAGGCATATCCTTAGATAAGCTGGTAGCCACACCCCAGAATGATATCCTGAAGGAGATTCTGGCTCGGGGCACCTATATCTTTCCTATTAAGCCATCGATGCGGATGGTGAGGGACAGCATCGTATTCTGTACCGAAAAGGCTTCCAGAATAAACTACATAACCATTGCCGGATATCATATCAGGGAGGCAGGGGCCACAGGGCCTCAAGCTGTGGGCTTTACCATGGCCAATGCTATCGCCTATCTTCAATTGGGGATAGATGCCGGACTGGATATAGACAAGTTCTACCCCCGTTCAACCTTTCTGGGTTTTGGCGGAAGCATGGAGGTATTGAAAGAGATCGCACTGCAGAGAGCCTCCAGACGCATATGGGCAAATATCATGAGGGAGCGGCTAAAGGCGAAGAATCCAAGATGCTGGATACTAAGGCCCAGCGGCGGCATAATGATAGGCAACTCCAGCACAACAGTACAGCGTCCCCTGAACAACCTCACGCGCACAGTTATAGGCGCCGTATGCTCAGCACTGGATGGCGGAATACCCATGGCTTTCCCGCCCTATGATGAGCCGCTCGGGCTTGGGTGGAGCCTTGAGGCGCAGCAATTATCCGAGGATGCCTTTAAGATCATGGTTCATGAAGCTAAATTATGCGAGGTTCTGGATCCCTTCGCTGGCTCCTACTACATGGAGTCCCTTACGGATCAGATGGAGGAGGAGATATGGGATGTCATCAATAAGATCGATTCTATGGGCGGCGCGGTGAAGGCTATTGAGGATGGCTATATGCAGAGGGAGATCGCCAGAAGCGCCTATGAACAGCAGAGGCAGTTGGAAACCGGCGAAAGGATTATCGTAGGGATCAATGCCTATACAGGAGAGAATGAATTAGAGGTTCTTCCAAATACCGTTGTGCCACATCCCTATGATCCCAAACGGAGGGAGGAGGCTGAGATGAAGCAGAAAGCCAAATTAGGCGATATCAAGCGGGAGAGGGATAATGAAGCAGTGGAAGCCAGCCTGAAGAGGCTCAAGGATGCCGCTCATGATGAGAAAGTCAATCTCATACCCGTGCTTATGGAGTCTGTCA is a window encoding:
- a CDS encoding methylmalonyl-CoA mutase family protein yields the protein MYSEDEFKHLKEKKKEWEETTLKKGLDRYGLKESPQKFYSPLEAKDYDFMEKVGFPGEYPFTSGIYPTSRAAMMTSMMGKGNEGSGGGDRRAGAYSGYGSPEDTRDFHKAMQERGWTGGPNYAFDLPTQCGYDSDDPAVEGEVGKVGVAVDSLRDFEILYEAFKGDRDLDKIASNFTINAPANIILAMYFVLAEKRGISLDKLVATPQNDILKEILARGTYIFPIKPSMRMVRDSIVFCTEKASRINYITIAGYHIREAGATGPQAVGFTMANAIAYLQLGIDAGLDIDKFYPRSTFLGFGGSMEVLKEIALQRASRRIWANIMRERLKAKNPRCWILRPSGGIMIGNSSTTVQRPLNNLTRTVIGAVCSALDGGIPMAFPPYDEPLGLGWSLEAQQLSEDAFKIMVHEAKLCEVLDPFAGSYYMESLTDQMEEEIWDVINKIDSMGGAVKAIEDGYMQREIARSAYEQQRQLETGERIIVGINAYTGENELEVLPNTVVPHPYDPKRREEAEMKQKAKLGDIKRERDNEAVEASLKRLKDAAHDEKVNLIPVLMESVRLYATEGEMCNVLRDVFGEYQEGYGVS